One window from the genome of Deinococcus sp. NW-56 encodes:
- the rplA gene encoding 50S ribosomal protein L1, which produces MPKHGKRYRALTDKVDRSKQYTIDEATALVKELATAKFDETVEVHFRLGIDPRKSDQNVRGTVALPHGTGKTVRVAVITKGDNVAAAEAAGADVVGSDELIERIAGGFMEFDAVVATPDMMAQVGQKLARLLGPRGLLPNPKSGTVGPDVAGMVRGLKAGRIEFRNDKTGVVHAPIGKASFEPGNLSANYQALVSALEAAKPGSAKGVYLRSAYLTSTMGPSIPLTLSSQAQA; this is translated from the coding sequence ATGCCTAAGCATGGCAAGCGTTACCGCGCCCTGACCGACAAGGTCGACCGCAGCAAGCAGTACACCATCGACGAGGCCACCGCGCTCGTGAAGGAACTGGCGACCGCCAAGTTCGACGAGACGGTGGAGGTTCACTTCCGCCTCGGGATCGACCCGCGCAAGAGCGACCAGAACGTGCGCGGCACGGTGGCCCTGCCCCACGGCACCGGGAAGACGGTGCGCGTGGCCGTTATCACCAAGGGTGACAACGTGGCTGCCGCCGAGGCTGCGGGCGCCGACGTGGTCGGCAGCGACGAGCTGATCGAGCGCATCGCGGGCGGTTTCATGGAGTTTGACGCCGTCGTGGCGACGCCCGACATGATGGCGCAGGTCGGCCAGAAGCTCGCGCGTCTGCTCGGGCCGCGCGGCCTCCTGCCCAACCCCAAGAGCGGCACCGTCGGTCCCGACGTGGCGGGCATGGTGCGCGGCCTCAAGGCTGGGCGTATCGAGTTCCGCAACGACAAGACCGGTGTGGTGCACGCGCCCATCGGCAAGGCCAGCTTCGAGCCGGGCAACCTCAGCGCCAACTACCAGGCGCTGGTGTCGGCCCTCGAAGCCGCCAAGCCGGGCAGCGCCAAGGGCGTGTACCTGCGCAGCGCGTACCTGACCAGCACGATGGGGCCGAGCATTCCCCTCACGCTGAGCAGCCAGGCCCAGGCCTGA
- the rpmG gene encoding 50S ribosomal protein L33, producing the protein MAKDGPRIIVKMESTAGTGFYYTTTKNRRNTQAKMELRKYDPVAKKHVVFKEKKV; encoded by the coding sequence ATGGCGAAAGACGGACCGCGCATCATCGTGAAGATGGAAAGCACCGCAGGCACGGGCTTCTACTACACGACCACCAAGAACCGCCGCAACACGCAGGCCAAGATGGAACTGCGCAAGTACGATCCCGTGGCGAAAAAGCACGTCGTGTTCAAGGAAAAGAAGGTCTGA
- the tuf gene encoding elongation factor Tu: MAKGTFERTKPHVNVGTIGHVDHGKTTLTAAITFTAAAMDPTIETLAYDQIDKAPEEKARGITINTSHVEYNTPTRHYSHVDCPGHADYVKNMITGAAQMDGAILVVSSADGPMPQTREHILLARQVGVPYIVVFMNKVDMVDDEELLELVEMEVRELLSKYEFPGDDLPVVKGSALQALEALQANPKTARGENQWVDRIWELLDAIDSYIPTPERDTDKTFLMPVEDVFTITGRGTVATGRVERGVVKVQDEVEIIGLRDTKKTTVTGIEMHRKLLDSGMAGDNVGVLLRGVARDDVERGQVLAKPGSIKPHTKFEASVYVLSKDEGGRHSAFFGGYRPQFYFRTTDVTGVVELAEGVEMVMPGDNVTFTVDLIKPIAMEEGLRFAIREGGRTVGAGVVTKVLE; encoded by the coding sequence ATGGCAAAAGGAACGTTTGAGCGGACCAAGCCCCACGTGAACGTGGGCACCATCGGGCACGTGGACCACGGCAAGACCACCCTGACCGCGGCCATCACCTTCACCGCCGCCGCGATGGACCCCACCATCGAAACCCTGGCCTACGACCAGATCGACAAGGCCCCCGAAGAAAAGGCCCGCGGCATCACCATCAACACCTCCCACGTCGAGTACAACACCCCCACCCGCCACTACTCGCACGTCGACTGCCCCGGCCACGCCGACTACGTCAAGAACATGATCACCGGTGCCGCTCAGATGGACGGCGCGATCCTGGTCGTCAGCTCCGCTGACGGCCCCATGCCCCAGACCCGCGAGCACATCCTGCTCGCCCGTCAGGTCGGCGTGCCCTACATCGTCGTGTTCATGAACAAGGTCGACATGGTCGACGACGAAGAACTGCTCGAACTCGTCGAGATGGAAGTGCGCGAGCTGCTCAGCAAGTACGAGTTCCCCGGCGATGACCTCCCCGTCGTCAAGGGCAGCGCCCTTCAGGCGCTGGAAGCCCTGCAGGCCAACCCCAAGACCGCCCGCGGTGAGAACCAGTGGGTCGACCGCATCTGGGAACTGCTCGACGCCATCGACTCCTACATCCCCACCCCCGAGCGCGACACCGACAAGACCTTCCTGATGCCCGTCGAAGACGTGTTCACCATCACCGGTCGCGGCACTGTGGCCACCGGCCGTGTGGAGCGCGGTGTGGTCAAGGTGCAGGACGAAGTCGAGATCATCGGTCTGCGCGACACCAAGAAGACCACCGTGACCGGCATCGAAATGCACCGCAAGCTGCTGGACTCCGGGATGGCCGGCGACAACGTGGGCGTGCTGCTGCGTGGCGTCGCTCGCGACGACGTGGAGCGTGGCCAGGTGCTGGCCAAGCCCGGGTCGATCAAGCCGCACACCAAGTTCGAGGCCAGTGTGTACGTGCTGTCCAAGGACGAGGGTGGGCGTCACAGCGCGTTCTTCGGGGGCTACCGCCCGCAGTTCTACTTCCGCACGACGGACGTGACGGGCGTGGTGGAACTGGCCGAAGGGGTGGAGATGGTGATGCCCGGGGACAACGTGACCTTCACGGTGGACCTGATCAAGCCCATCGCCATGGAAGAAGGTCTGCGCTTCGCCATCCGTGAAGGCGGACGCACCGTCGGCGCCGGCGTCGTCACCAAGGTCCTGGAGTAA
- the pstC gene encoding phosphate ABC transporter permease subunit PstC translates to MSEPVRPRPSTRAALSGRSDRTFQGLILALASVIVLVFVLSVYQLGREAWPALREFGLSFYTERTWNPVTGQFGAATMVVGTLVTSLAALVLSVPLAVASALFVAEYAPKWLANPVGYLIELLAAVPSVVYGLWALFVIAPILGRWQQGFFADPANVALYTRCQDLWNSGQTTLQCFFVPSAFDGRGLALAILILTVMILPYTASVARDVIRLVPQDQREAMYALGATKWEVISRAILPYARAGILGGVILALGRALGETLAVAMVIGDSQDIIKSLWGGASTMASVIANQFGDAQERLHRSSVVALGLGLFFLSVAVNFLARVVIARLTPKGIQ, encoded by the coding sequence ATGAGTGAACCTGTGCGACCCCGTCCATCGACCCGCGCCGCCCTGTCGGGCCGGAGCGACCGGACCTTTCAGGGCCTGATTCTCGCGCTCGCCTCGGTGATCGTGCTGGTGTTCGTGCTGAGCGTCTACCAGCTCGGGCGCGAGGCGTGGCCCGCCCTGCGCGAGTTCGGCCTGAGCTTCTATACCGAGCGCACCTGGAACCCGGTGACGGGCCAGTTCGGGGCGGCGACGATGGTGGTCGGCACCCTGGTGACCAGCCTCGCCGCGCTCGTGCTGAGCGTGCCGCTCGCGGTGGCGAGTGCCCTCTTTGTGGCCGAGTACGCGCCGAAGTGGCTGGCGAACCCGGTGGGCTACCTGATCGAACTGCTCGCCGCCGTCCCCAGCGTGGTCTATGGCCTGTGGGCCTTGTTCGTGATCGCGCCCATCCTGGGCCGCTGGCAGCAGGGCTTTTTCGCGGACCCGGCGAACGTCGCCCTGTACACCCGCTGTCAGGACCTGTGGAACAGCGGGCAGACCACCCTGCAATGCTTCTTCGTGCCCAGCGCCTTCGATGGACGGGGGCTGGCACTCGCCATCCTGATCCTGACGGTGATGATCCTGCCCTACACAGCGTCGGTCGCGCGGGACGTGATTCGGCTGGTGCCGCAGGACCAGCGTGAGGCGATGTACGCGCTGGGCGCGACGAAGTGGGAGGTCATCTCGCGGGCCATCCTGCCCTATGCCCGCGCAGGCATCCTGGGCGGCGTGATTCTGGCGCTGGGCCGGGCGCTGGGCGAGACGCTGGCGGTGGCGATGGTGATCGGGGACAGCCAGGACATCATCAAGAGCCTGTGGGGCGGGGCCAGCACGATGGCTTCGGTGATCGCCAACCAGTTCGGGGACGCGCAGGAGAGGCTGCACCGCTCCAGTGTAGTGGCGCTGGGCCTGGGCCTGTTCTTCCTGAGCGTGGCCGTGAACTTTCTCGCCCGTGTGGTGATCGCGCGGCTGACGCCCAAGGGGATTCAATGA
- the rplK gene encoding 50S ribosomal protein L11: protein MKKVTGLVKLQLPAGKATPAPPVGPALGQYGANIMEFTKAFNAQTADKGDAIIPVEITIYADRSFTFITKTPPMSYLIRKAAGLQKGSATPNKAKVGKLNWDQVLEIARTKMPDLNAGSVEAAANTVAGTARSMGVTIEGAPNA, encoded by the coding sequence ATGAAGAAAGTCACAGGGCTGGTCAAACTCCAGCTGCCCGCGGGCAAGGCCACTCCGGCGCCCCCCGTTGGTCCCGCGCTGGGTCAGTACGGCGCGAACATCATGGAGTTCACGAAGGCGTTTAACGCGCAGACGGCCGACAAGGGTGACGCGATCATCCCCGTCGAGATCACCATCTACGCGGACCGCTCGTTTACCTTCATCACCAAGACCCCCCCGATGAGCTACCTGATCCGCAAGGCGGCGGGACTCCAGAAGGGCAGCGCGACCCCCAACAAGGCCAAGGTCGGCAAGCTGAACTGGGATCAGGTGCTGGAGATTGCCCGCACCAAGATGCCCGACCTGAACGCCGGCAGCGTCGAAGCCGCCGCCAACACCGTGGCCGGGACCGCCCGTTCCATGGGCGTGACCATCGAGGGGGCTCCCAATGCCTAA
- the nusG gene encoding transcription termination/antitermination protein NusG → MSIEWYAVHTYVGQEDRVQQHLLERARKLGMHHTKIFQVLQPTEKAVELQEGGKKVEVERKLFPGYVFVQMDVEDDDAPGELGESWEVVRGTSGVTGFVGTATRPVPLSPEEVQRLLASVGVAAQAPEETAPRIKVDLKPGDMVRVTGGPFADFSGVVSEVNAPQAKVKVLVSIFGRETPVELDFAQVSK, encoded by the coding sequence ATGAGCATCGAGTGGTACGCCGTTCACACCTACGTTGGTCAGGAAGACCGCGTGCAGCAGCACCTGCTGGAGCGTGCCCGCAAGCTGGGCATGCACCACACCAAGATTTTTCAGGTGCTGCAACCCACCGAGAAGGCCGTCGAGCTTCAGGAAGGCGGCAAGAAGGTCGAGGTCGAGCGCAAGCTCTTTCCCGGTTACGTCTTCGTGCAGATGGATGTCGAGGACGACGACGCGCCCGGCGAACTCGGCGAGTCCTGGGAGGTCGTGCGCGGCACGAGCGGCGTGACTGGCTTTGTCGGCACGGCGACCCGCCCGGTGCCCCTCTCCCCCGAGGAGGTGCAGCGCCTGCTGGCCTCGGTCGGCGTGGCGGCCCAGGCCCCCGAGGAAACGGCCCCGCGCATCAAGGTCGACCTCAAGCCCGGCGATATGGTCCGGGTCACTGGTGGTCCCTTCGCCGACTTCAGCGGCGTGGTGAGCGAGGTCAATGCCCCGCAGGCCAAGGTCAAGGTGCTGGTCAGCATCTTCGGGCGCGAGACTCCGGTCGAACTCGACTTCGCGCAGGTCAGCAAGTAA
- a CDS encoding ABC transporter ATP-binding protein yields MTAGAPLPPEPSKAGFDAQLTRRIFRYLRPYLALVVGAVLLSLAFSGIQPLFGLIQRYAIDNALTPFVNGVTADREPLLRTLTVAALTYMGLKVLEFAVQYGSIMTIGYLGQNVLRDIRADVFTKLQRLHLAFFDQNPVGRLITRVTSDVDAINQFLTGGLVSLIQSAFLIVAYAVIMLSVDWRLGLVSFSVLPFMYFASNYFRGHLRDAFRSNRFQQAVVNSKLNENITGMTTVQLFGRQRRMALDFDHANRALLTANENSVKWFSLFMPVMAVLGQIGIALVLYFAATRLLGQDAAGVAAATGVTVGTLVAFIGWTTNLFQPIQDLADVFNNLQAAMASSERIFEVLDTEEKIQDKPGAGTLEPFEGRVTFDGVWFAYDQDVTANTPDNDDRWILRGINLDIQPGESVALVGATGAGKTSVTALVSRFYDVQRGAVRVDGHDVRDLEQHDLRRHVGVVLQDVFLFAGTIESNLTLNNPAISHERVVEACKYVGVHDYIVSLPEGYQTEVRERGATLSTGQKQLLAFARALIQNPDILLVLDEATANVDTETELRIQQALLKVMEGRTSIIIAHRLSTIEHCDRIVVMRKGRIVEQGSHRALLDKGGYYARLHRLQYAQGDAAD; encoded by the coding sequence GTGACCGCAGGTGCTCCCCTTCCCCCCGAACCCAGCAAGGCGGGCTTTGACGCCCAGCTCACCCGGCGCATCTTCCGGTACCTGCGGCCGTATCTGGCGCTGGTGGTGGGCGCAGTACTGCTCTCGCTGGCCTTTTCGGGCATCCAGCCGCTGTTCGGACTCATTCAGCGCTATGCCATCGACAACGCGCTGACGCCCTTCGTCAATGGGGTGACCGCTGACCGCGAGCCGCTGCTGCGGACGCTGACGGTGGCTGCGCTGACCTACATGGGCCTGAAGGTGCTGGAGTTTGCCGTGCAATACGGCTCGATCATGACCATCGGCTACCTGGGGCAGAACGTGCTGCGCGACATCCGGGCGGACGTGTTCACCAAGCTCCAGCGGCTGCACCTCGCCTTTTTCGACCAGAACCCGGTGGGGCGCCTGATCACCCGCGTGACGAGCGACGTGGACGCGATCAACCAGTTCCTGACGGGCGGGCTGGTCAGCCTGATTCAGAGTGCCTTCCTGATCGTGGCCTACGCCGTGATCATGCTCAGCGTGGACTGGCGGCTGGGGCTGGTGAGCTTCAGCGTGCTGCCCTTCATGTACTTCGCGTCCAACTACTTCCGGGGGCACCTGCGCGACGCCTTCCGCAGCAACCGTTTCCAGCAGGCGGTCGTGAACTCCAAGCTCAACGAGAACATCACCGGGATGACGACCGTGCAACTGTTCGGGCGGCAGCGGCGCATGGCGCTGGACTTCGACCACGCGAACCGGGCACTCCTGACCGCCAACGAGAACTCGGTGAAGTGGTTTTCCCTCTTTATGCCCGTGATGGCGGTGCTGGGGCAGATCGGCATTGCGCTGGTGCTGTACTTCGCGGCCACCCGGCTGCTGGGGCAGGACGCCGCCGGGGTCGCCGCCGCGACGGGCGTGACGGTGGGCACGCTGGTCGCCTTTATCGGCTGGACGACGAACCTGTTCCAGCCGATTCAGGACCTCGCGGACGTGTTCAACAACCTGCAAGCGGCGATGGCGAGCAGCGAGCGCATCTTCGAGGTGCTGGACACCGAGGAGAAGATCCAGGACAAGCCGGGCGCGGGGACGCTGGAGCCTTTCGAGGGCCGGGTGACCTTCGACGGCGTGTGGTTCGCCTACGACCAGGACGTGACGGCGAACACGCCCGACAATGACGACCGCTGGATTCTGCGCGGCATCAACCTCGACATTCAGCCCGGCGAGAGTGTGGCACTCGTCGGTGCAACTGGGGCGGGCAAGACAAGCGTGACCGCGCTGGTGAGCCGCTTCTATGACGTGCAGCGCGGGGCGGTGCGGGTGGACGGCCACGACGTGCGCGATCTGGAACAGCACGACCTGCGGCGGCACGTGGGCGTGGTCTTGCAGGACGTGTTCCTGTTCGCCGGGACCATCGAGAGCAACCTGACGCTGAACAACCCGGCCATCTCGCACGAGCGGGTGGTCGAGGCGTGCAAGTACGTGGGCGTCCACGACTACATCGTCTCGCTGCCCGAGGGCTACCAGACCGAGGTGCGCGAGCGCGGCGCGACCCTCTCGACCGGGCAGAAGCAACTGCTGGCCTTCGCCCGTGCGCTGATCCAGAATCCCGACATCCTGCTCGTGCTTGACGAGGCGACCGCCAACGTGGACACCGAGACCGAGCTGCGGATTCAGCAGGCGCTGCTGAAGGTGATGGAAGGCCGCACCTCCATCATCATCGCCCACCGCCTCAGCACCATCGAGCACTGCGACCGCATCGTGGTGATGCGCAAGGGCCGCATCGTGGAGCAGGGCAGCCACCGGGCACTGCTGGACAAGGGCGGCTATTACGCCCGGCTGCACCGCCTGCAATACGCGCAGGGGGACGCGGCGGACTGA
- the pstS gene encoding phosphate ABC transporter substrate-binding protein PstS, giving the protein MQKTFLLGLALVTTATASQAAAQTITGAGASFPYPLYSKMFAEYRKDTGVSVNYQSVGSGAGQKQITERTVDFAGSDNPMSDEAMKAAPARLLHVPTAIGAVVPAYNVPGVTQPLKFTGRVLADIYLGKIRTWNDKAITALNPGVTLPGLPITAVRRSDGSGTTYVFADYLSKVSNEWKTKVGVGNSLQWPTGTGAKGNDGVAGVVKSTPGAIGYVELVYAKQNKLPFGSVRNRAGKDVLADNGPASAAAQGVVIPADTRVSLTNSANPDAYPITSFTYVIFYGEQKYGNRTQAQAKALKNLLSWMVGSGQAYNEGLDYAKLPSTVASKARNIINSMTYGGKKL; this is encoded by the coding sequence ATGCAGAAGACCTTCCTCCTGGGCCTCGCCCTGGTCACGACCGCCACCGCCTCGCAGGCCGCCGCGCAGACGATCACCGGGGCGGGGGCCTCCTTTCCCTACCCCCTCTACTCCAAGATGTTCGCGGAGTACCGCAAGGACACGGGCGTCAGCGTGAACTACCAGTCGGTGGGCAGCGGCGCAGGCCAGAAGCAGATCACCGAGCGCACCGTGGACTTCGCGGGGTCGGACAACCCCATGAGCGACGAGGCGATGAAGGCCGCGCCCGCGAGGCTGCTGCATGTTCCCACCGCCATCGGCGCGGTCGTGCCCGCCTACAACGTGCCCGGCGTGACGCAGCCGCTCAAGTTCACCGGCCGGGTGCTCGCCGACATCTACCTGGGCAAGATTCGCACCTGGAATGACAAGGCGATCACCGCGCTGAACCCCGGCGTCACGCTGCCCGGCCTGCCCATCACCGCCGTGCGCCGCAGCGACGGCTCGGGCACGACCTACGTGTTCGCGGATTATCTGAGCAAGGTCAGCAACGAGTGGAAGACCAAGGTGGGCGTGGGCAACAGCCTTCAGTGGCCCACCGGCACGGGCGCCAAGGGCAACGACGGCGTGGCGGGCGTGGTCAAGAGCACCCCCGGCGCGATCGGCTACGTGGAACTGGTGTACGCCAAGCAGAACAAGCTGCCCTTCGGGAGCGTGCGCAACCGCGCCGGGAAGGACGTGCTGGCTGACAACGGCCCTGCCTCCGCCGCCGCGCAGGGCGTGGTGATTCCCGCCGACACCCGCGTTAGCCTGACGAACAGCGCGAACCCGGACGCCTACCCCATCACCAGCTTCACCTACGTGATCTTCTACGGGGAACAGAAGTACGGGAACCGCACCCAGGCGCAGGCCAAGGCCCTCAAGAATCTGCTGTCTTGGATGGTCGGCAGCGGGCAGGCCTACAACGAGGGGCTGGACTACGCGAAGTTGCCCTCCACGGTGGCGAGCAAGGCGCGGAACATCATCAATTCCATGACCTACGGCGGCAAGAAGCTCTGA
- a CDS encoding ABC transporter ATP-binding protein: protein MDSLRTLWPYLRLHRRQYVIGLIAVVIANSVNLLPYYFIRLTIDGVTGQTDADAATAGITATQVLLYALGIVAASATAGLFMLVMRRMIVIASRQTEYEIRRDIFGHLQTLDKPYYDRARTGDLMNRLTGDLGAVREMLGFGAWQIVNIVSGFITAFAVMFSLSWQLTLIVLALLPIIVGLLTYMARQINKRHTFVQEQNSLIAAKAQENFSGARVVKGYAIEDREIEDYRAMNLELLRRNISLIKVDGPLRSVMNLLLGLAFGLILLVGGRLILSGDETFTIGMFTQFVGTLERLAFPMLMVGWITGITQRGLSSWLRLRELFDARALVRDERGRVNAGLQTLRGDVEFDHVTLRYGERTVLEDVSLKVPAGTFLGITGPTGSGKTVLGQLLTRSMDPTAGVVRVDGHDVRTIPLRVLRDHISVVPQEPFLFSDSIANNIGFGLGNRDLPEVPTGVSVVGAPPPPDIPPNPDMSRVQEAARLAGLAGDVEDFPQGYDTVLGERGVTLSGGQRQRTAIARAIVRDPAILILDDSLSAVDTETERRILDGLREVAQGRTVILIGHRISTLRHADQIVVLEEGRLVEQGTHDDLVAAGGHYAEIERLQRLASDLDADDEPIRDAEVAADVLEHQPRPQEAVK, encoded by the coding sequence TTGGACAGTTTGCGAACCCTCTGGCCCTACCTGCGGCTGCACCGCCGCCAGTACGTGATCGGGTTGATCGCGGTGGTGATCGCCAACAGCGTGAACCTGCTGCCGTACTACTTCATTCGCCTCACCATCGACGGGGTGACCGGCCAGACCGACGCGGACGCGGCGACGGCGGGCATTACTGCCACCCAGGTGCTGCTGTACGCGTTGGGCATCGTGGCGGCGTCCGCGACGGCGGGCTTGTTCATGCTGGTGATGCGCCGGATGATCGTGATCGCCTCACGCCAGACCGAGTACGAGATTCGCCGCGACATCTTCGGCCACCTTCAGACCCTCGACAAACCCTACTACGACCGTGCCCGCACCGGGGACCTGATGAACCGCCTGACCGGGGACCTCGGGGCCGTGCGGGAAATGTTGGGTTTCGGGGCGTGGCAGATCGTCAATATCGTATCGGGGTTCATCACGGCCTTTGCGGTGATGTTCAGCCTGAGCTGGCAGCTCACCTTGATCGTGCTGGCGCTGCTGCCCATCATCGTGGGGCTGCTGACCTACATGGCGCGGCAGATCAACAAGCGGCACACTTTCGTGCAGGAGCAGAACAGCCTGATCGCCGCCAAGGCGCAGGAGAACTTCAGTGGGGCGCGGGTGGTCAAGGGCTACGCGATTGAGGACCGCGAGATCGAGGACTACCGTGCGATGAACCTCGAACTGCTGCGGCGCAACATCTCGCTGATCAAGGTGGACGGGCCGCTCAGATCGGTGATGAATCTGCTGCTGGGCCTTGCCTTCGGGTTGATCCTTCTCGTCGGCGGGCGGCTGATCCTCAGCGGCGACGAGACCTTCACCATTGGGATGTTCACCCAGTTCGTCGGGACGCTCGAACGCCTCGCCTTCCCCATGCTGATGGTGGGATGGATCACCGGGATCACCCAACGGGGCCTGTCGTCATGGCTGCGCCTGCGTGAGCTGTTCGACGCCCGTGCCCTGGTGCGCGACGAGCGGGGCCGGGTGAACGCTGGCCTCCAGACCCTGCGCGGCGACGTGGAGTTCGACCACGTGACCCTGCGCTACGGCGAGCGCACCGTGCTGGAGGACGTGAGTCTGAAGGTTCCTGCTGGGACGTTCCTGGGCATCACCGGGCCGACGGGCAGCGGCAAGACCGTGCTGGGCCAACTGCTGACCCGTTCGATGGATCCCACGGCGGGTGTAGTGCGGGTGGACGGGCACGATGTACGGACGATCCCGCTGCGGGTGCTGCGCGACCACATCAGCGTGGTGCCGCAAGAACCCTTCCTGTTCAGCGACTCCATCGCCAACAACATCGGCTTCGGGCTGGGCAACCGTGACCTGCCGGAGGTGCCCACCGGGGTCAGCGTGGTGGGGGCGCCGCCTCCCCCCGACATTCCCCCGAACCCCGACATGAGCCGGGTGCAGGAAGCGGCGCGGCTGGCGGGCCTCGCCGGGGACGTGGAGGACTTCCCGCAGGGCTACGACACGGTGCTGGGCGAGCGCGGGGTGACCCTCTCGGGTGGGCAGCGGCAACGCACGGCGATCGCGCGGGCCATCGTGCGTGACCCGGCCATCCTGATTCTCGACGACAGCCTCTCGGCGGTGGACACAGAAACCGAGCGGCGCATCCTCGACGGGCTGCGGGAGGTCGCTCAGGGGCGCACGGTGATTCTGATCGGGCACCGCATCAGCACCCTGCGCCACGCCGATCAGATCGTGGTGCTGGAGGAAGGCCGCCTCGTCGAGCAGGGCACCCACGACGACCTCGTCGCCGCCGGGGGCCACTACGCCGAAATCGAGCGGCTTCAGCGCCTCGCCTCCGACCTCGACGCCGACGACGAACCGATCCGCGACGCGGAGGTCGCCGCCGACGTGCTTGAACACCAGCCCAGACCTCAGGAGGCCGTGAAGTGA
- the pstA gene encoding phosphate ABC transporter permease PstA codes for MTARSAPLPARSRPRLSPARRARNLIMGGLIGLSTVIVVMPLILIFAYLLREGLGAMNLEFFTKTPAPEGETGGGLLNAILGSLQMLAMASVLGVGVGVAGGIFLAEYPRHRLMPTVRMLSDVLAGIPAIVMGLVAYGLIVLQFGFSGLAGAIALGFLMIPIVVRTTEEVLKLVPVTVREAGLSLGLPQWLVILRIVLPAAAGGIVTGVMLALARVAGEAAPLLFTAFGNPLVNLDPTKPMSALPLEIYRGATSAYDENQRLAKAGALLLILIIFATSLLARRASRRR; via the coding sequence ATGACCGCCCGCTCGGCCCCCCTCCCCGCCCGCTCCCGGCCCCGCCTCAGCCCGGCCCGCCGTGCCCGTAACCTGATCATGGGCGGCCTGATCGGCCTCTCGACCGTCATCGTGGTCATGCCCCTGATCCTGATTTTCGCCTACCTGCTGCGCGAGGGGCTGGGGGCAATGAACCTCGAATTCTTCACCAAGACGCCCGCGCCGGAAGGGGAGACGGGCGGCGGCCTCCTCAACGCGATTCTGGGCAGCCTCCAGATGCTGGCGATGGCGAGCGTGTTGGGTGTCGGGGTGGGTGTGGCGGGCGGCATCTTCCTGGCGGAGTACCCCCGGCACCGGCTGATGCCCACCGTGCGGATGCTCAGCGACGTGCTGGCGGGCATCCCGGCCATCGTGATGGGGCTGGTGGCCTACGGGCTGATCGTCCTCCAGTTCGGCTTTTCCGGGCTGGCGGGGGCCATCGCGCTGGGCTTCCTGATGATTCCCATCGTGGTTCGCACGACCGAGGAAGTCCTCAAGCTCGTTCCCGTCACCGTGCGCGAGGCGGGCCTGAGCCTGGGGCTCCCGCAGTGGCTGGTCATCCTGCGAATCGTGCTGCCCGCCGCTGCCGGGGGCATTGTGACCGGCGTGATGCTCGCGCTGGCGCGGGTGGCCGGGGAAGCCGCGCCGCTGCTGTTCACAGCCTTCGGGAACCCGCTCGTCAACCTCGATCCCACCAAGCCCATGAGCGCCCTGCCGCTGGAAATCTACCGGGGGGCGACGAGCGCCTACGACGAGAACCAGCGTCTTGCCAAGGCCGGAGCGCTTCTGCTGATCCTGATCATCTTCGCCACCAGCCTGCTGGCCCGCCGGGCGAGTCGGCGGCGCTAA
- the secE gene encoding preprotein translocase subunit SecE yields the protein MNLMQYLRDSRAELAKVTWPTRQGVIEGTQAVLIFVVALTLIVFAMDSLFGFLVRAALP from the coding sequence ATGAATCTGATGCAGTACTTGCGGGATTCCCGCGCCGAACTCGCCAAGGTCACCTGGCCGACCCGCCAGGGAGTCATCGAGGGCACGCAGGCCGTGCTGATCTTTGTGGTGGCCCTGACCCTGATCGTGTTCGCGATGGACTCCCTGTTCGGCTTTCTCGTGCGGGCGGCGCTGCCATGA